A single window of Falco rusticolus isolate bFalRus1 chromosome 6, bFalRus1.pri, whole genome shotgun sequence DNA harbors:
- the SMIM28 gene encoding small integral membrane protein 28 codes for MRWLLGSSWRKFGHADRGNYDWLNSEPGGPLLETELQSKQTSSTKDDIEPFLCIILPATMMLFLAFLLLFLYRRCQRPTPQGQIFSIDLPEALPEHDVSNFLSVLPWNSEQSFHYSTLLPDATLLTVCLPPSYEEATMKTPTDEAHIELSPDPVPPYEESSLQSSSAK; via the exons ATGAGGTGGCTcttgggcagcagctggagaaaattTGGACACGCTGACAGGGGAAACTATGACTGGCTAAACAGCGAACCAGGTGGGCCGCTTCTGGAAACAGAGCTTCAG AGCAAACAGACAAGTTCAACCAAAGACGACATAGAACCATTTCTGTGCATCATATTGCCTGCCACCATGATGCTCTTCCTGGCAttcttgctgctcttcctgTACCGCCGTTGCCAGCGCCCCACTCCGCAGGGGCAGATCTTCAGCATCGACCTCCCCGAGGCCCTGCCCGAGCACGATGTGTCcaatttcctttctgtgctgcccTGGAACAGCGAACAGAGTTTCCACTACTCCACTCTGCTTCCTGATGCCACATTACTCACTGTGTGTTTGCCTCCATCCTACGAGGAGGCCACCATGAAGACTCCCACAGATGAGGCTCACATTGAGCTCTCTCCAGATCCAGTGCCTCCTTATGAAGAGAGCTCACTGCAGTCCAGCAGTGCCAAATAA